A single window of Nicotiana sylvestris chromosome 5, ASM39365v2, whole genome shotgun sequence DNA harbors:
- the LOC138869567 gene encoding uncharacterized protein: protein MIAGLELAKSLGAEVIEAKCDSLLVVNQVNKSFEVREGRMQRYLDKLQVTLHRFKEWTLDHVPREQNSEADALANLGSSVKEDDIIPRTVVQLSRSVIEEGHTEINSTSLTWDWKNKYIEYLKNGKLPTDPKESRALRAKAARFTLDEDGTL from the coding sequence atgattgcaggtctcgagctagccaaAAGTTTGGGGGCAGAAGTCATCGAAGCCAAGTGTGACTCTTTattggtggtgaaccaagtaaacaagagcttcgaagttcgagagggtagaatgcaaaggtatttggacaagctaCAGGTAACATTGCAtcgcttcaaggagtggactctagaccatgtgcctcgagaacaaaatagtgaggccgatgcacttgcaaatttggggtcatcAGTCAAAGAAGATGATATTATCCCGAGAACTGTCGTCCAGCTATCGAGATCTGTGATCGAGGAGGGTCACACTGAGATAAACTCCACaagcttgacttgggattggaagAATAAATATATTGAATATCTAAAGAACGGAAAGCTCCCAACAGACCCTAAAGAGTCAAGGGCCCTGCGAGCCAAAGCCGCCCGATTCACATTAGATGAAGATGGGACGTTGTAA